Within Deinococcus budaensis, the genomic segment GCCCGGCGCGGGGCGGGTCCACCACGATCACGTCCACGCCGATCTCGCTGAAGCGGGCCGCGTCGCCGCTGCGGTAGGTCACGTTGCGCTCGCCGCTCAGGGCCGCCGCCTGCCGCCCCCGCGCCAGGGCTTCCGGGGCCGAGTCCAGCACGGTCACGCGGTTAAAGCGGGGCGACAGGTGCCGCCCGATGGCCCCCGAGCCGCCGTAGAGGTCCACCGCGTGCGTGCCCTCCCCGGCCAGCTCCGCCGCGCGGAGGTACGCCAGCCCCGCCGCTTCGGGGTTCACCTGCGCGAAGCCGGTCGCGGTCACGCTAACCTGCACGCGCCCAAACTGCTCCTGCACCTCAGACTCGCCCGCGATCAGGCGCACGCCCGCCCCGAAGCGCCGCCCGGCGGGTTCCGCAAGGCTCACGCCGACCACCCCCGCGTCCATCAGGTGATCGGAGGCCCGCAAGAAGACGCGCGGCTCGCCCGCCCCGATCAGGGCCGCGACCACTTCCCCCGTCAGGCGGCTGGCGCGGAAGGCGACCTCGGTGGCGGGGTCGAGTTGCTCGGGGTCGATCCGGTCCATCACCGCCTGAATCGCCTCCATGACGAGCGGGTCCTGGCCGACGGGTTGCGGGTCCCGGCCCCGGCGCTCACGGTAGGCGAGGCCCCCCGGCGTCACGAGGTACTGCGCCGTGTTGCGGTAGCGCCACTCGTGCGGGCTGGCGACCGTCTCCCCCACCTCATGCCGCAGCTTGGCGATGCGGGTCAGCGCCTCTTCCACGAAACCGCGTTTGTAGCGCAGTTGCGCCGGGTAGGAGGCATGCGCGAGGTCCACCGTGGGGAGGTCCGGCGCCTCCACCCGGTCAGGGCTGGGCGTCAGCACCCGGCGGGTCACGCCCTGGCGCA encodes:
- a CDS encoding class I SAM-dependent RNA methyltransferase, which gives rise to MSDALLTLEIEKLVAGGLGLSRDESGVVLVRGALPGERVEAEIRAGRGVRQGVTRRVLTPSPDRVEAPDLPTVDLAHASYPAQLRYKRGFVEEALTRIAKLRHEVGETVASPHEWRYRNTAQYLVTPGGLAYRERRGRDPQPVGQDPLVMEAIQAVMDRIDPEQLDPATEVAFRASRLTGEVVAALIGAGEPRVFLRASDHLMDAGVVGVSLAEPAGRRFGAGVRLIAGESEVQEQFGRVQVSVTATGFAQVNPEAAGLAYLRAAELAGEGTHAVDLYGGSGAIGRHLSPRFNRVTVLDSAPEALARGRQAAALSGERNVTYRSGDAARFSEIGVDVIVVDPPRAGLEPEAREHIQASTADRLVYVSCDPATWARDVGGFVQRGWKLGSVTPHDFYPQTSHVEVVSVLDR